The following is a genomic window from Engystomops pustulosus chromosome 11, aEngPut4.maternal, whole genome shotgun sequence.
TGACCTCCTCGCCATGGTGGCATGTAGGGGGTATGGGGAGGGTGTGAAGAAGACGCGGCCACCAGCAAAGTGCATGGGTGAAGGCTTTCCTTCCCCATTCCTGAGCACTCGCTAAAGCCTGTGACCATTTACACCTAAGTGCAGGTTTTTACATAAAAACTTGCCAGATAGAGCCTGTATCCACTGCGCCATGGTGGTGGGGCTTGTATCATATGCCGGTTAATGGTAAATTCCCTTGTATAATTATAGGTCTAGCTAAATTTGGGCTTTCCACAGAGCTCACCTGTTCCAGACACAACGGCCTTCACCAGAGTCTGATAATACTAATTTGGGTAACACAGACTTATATGGCTGCCAAGACCAGAGTCATGTGTCAGGAACCTTGAGAGATTGAACAACTTGGAACACATTGCTGCCAACAAATGACTACATGACCGAAACTTATCTGATCTTACCAGATGCAGTTGAGccagaaaaataataatacctAGTAGATACTCAGGGGGAACAGAAATATTCAGACTCTTTAAgtttttctttgtttcattgcagccaaatcgtaacatcaaaaaagttcttttatttctcattaatgtgcgcccatcttgacagaagaagtattcggcccccggtgataagtattcagcccccggtgataagtattcagctcctggtgataagtattcagccctcggtgataagtattcagcccctggtgataagtattcagcccccggtgataagtattcagcccccggtgataagtattcagcccccggtgataagtattcagcccccggtgataagtattcagctcctggtgataagtattcagcccccggtgataagtattcagctcccggtgataagtattcagcacccggtgattagtattcagcccctggtaataagtattcagctcctggtgataagtattcagcccctggtgataagtattcagcccccggtgataagtattcggcccccggtgataagtattcagcccccggtgataagtattcagctcctggtgataagtattcagctcctggtgataagtattcggcccccggtgataagtattcagcccccggtgataagtattcagcccccggtgataagtattcagcccccggtgataagtattcagctcctggtgataagtattcagctcctggtgataagtattcggcccccggtgataagtattcagcccccggtgataagtattcagcccccggtgataagtattcggcccccggtgataagtattcagcccccggtgataagtattcggcccccggtgataagtattcggcccccggtgataagtattcagcaccctggtgataagtattcagcacccggtgataagtattcggcccccggtgataagtattcagcccccggtgataagtattcggcccccggtgaatagcagtcagcccccggtgataagtattcggcccccggtgataagtattaagcccctgatgataagtattcagctcccggtgatacgtattcagccccgggtgataagtattcagcccccggtgataagtattccgcccccggtgataagtattcggctgctggtgataagtattcagcccccggtgataagtattcagcccccggtgataagtattcggcccccggtgataagtgtaCGGccgctggtgataagtattcagcccctggtgataagtattcagcccccggtgataagtattcagcccccggtgaatagcagtcagcccctggtgataagtattcagcacctggtgataagtattcagcccctggtgataagtattcagcccctggtgataagtattcggcccctggtgataagtattcggcccctggtgataagtattcagcccccggtgataagtattcagcccctcgtgataagtattcagcccctggtgataagtattcagcttctGGTGATAAGCATTcggccccggtgataagtattcagcccatggtgataagtattcagcccccggtgataagtattcagcccatggtgataagtattcagcccccggtgataagtattcggcccccggcgataagtattcagtcgctggtgataagtattcagcccctggtgataagtattcggcccctggtgataagtattcagcccctggtgataagtattcagcccttggtgataagtattcggcccctggtgataagtattcggcccctggtgataagtattcagcccccggtgatgagtattcagcccttttgctcagtgatgagtagaagcagctttggagctggtgcagccaggagtcttcttgggaaaatCCCCAAATCCCCGCCTCCCCTGGATCATATGACAGTTCTTTTCAGATCCTCTGCAGTTCCCTGGATGACGGAAAAATATAAAACTCAAATGAACATTAATGTTGCCAATGGATAATTTCTACTTTATTGTGGACAATGGCCAATGTACACGGGTACCACAGGCAGCAGAAGACTGAACTCATGTGAAGTAAATGCCAGCGTGTAACTGCCACAGCAGTGAATCCAAAAGTAAAATAACAAATGCTTCATGAAATTGTCACATTACCTGGACACAGTCACAGATTGATGGTGGATGTGATGCCTCAGTGGttgggatgagtggacccaaacccacaatgtCAATGCCATTCCGGAACCCAAACCCAGATTTGAAATGGAAATTTGGTTTCAGCATTCGGCTTCATACCAGCGGAAACACCCTCaagcagtgctggcaccaatcacaggtgttaaccctttaattgtatcAGAATTTTCCCCTTCTCTCACCAATGACATCAGGGGGCGTGACAAATGTAGTGGGTGTTAAGGGTGGAGGACAGCAAATTCGGCAAACTACAACACAAACGGCTTCACTGATCTTTACTCAATAGTAACAGTAATAGTTGACTCCCATAACATAACATAGCCTTATACACACAAGCAAGTGTCATATTATCCTTATATGATTCTGACCAATGCAGTAAATCCTGAAGGATTGGACTGATGATGGATCCTATTACAGTCTGAGCCTACACCAAGAGGTAGCAACCAGGTGGTTCCCTGATTACCCTGACCTTTGTATGAGGGTTACAACCAGAGGACCTCTAAATCAATGCAAATAGAAGTAGCCCAAAGGCAAAGGCTTGAGGACACCATTGGTCCACATTGACTACATCACAGTAAGGTGATAGTAATCAGGGATCTAACTGCTGAACTAAATCTAACTCTTTGAACCATTAGAGCACAGCAGATACTGTTCATAAAAGATGCTAAGTCCCTAAGTTCCTTAAAGAAGTGGTTCCCGACCATTTGGTATTCGGGGACCAGCTGCACCCCAAATTTTTTTCTAGAACCATGgtcactggaaaaaaaaagtatgtgGCGGGCAGATACCTCaaatctaaccccaacccatataatatgttatttcctgcagccccccatctataatgtccacttttctgtagcccccccttTACAATGATCTATTATATGTAACCCTCTCTCGTTACTGTAGTTCCCTATTTTATGTAGCCCCTTGATAGTGCTGCtttctctgtagccccctttttATACCACTCAAATATAagtcaacccaagtataagccgaggtaaccTAATTTCACTATAAAATAAACTGAGaagcttattgacttgagtataagccaagggttggaaatgcagccactgctcattaatgaaatgtccagtagcctcccctcattaataacatatCCAAAACAGGATCCCCTCAAAAAaacacagcccccaatagtaatgtcccctgtcccCATTACTTATTTTCCTCCACCAAAATGTTCTACTGTCCCTGAAATGTCATAAGGCAGATGGACATCCTTCACAAGTCTAGGGATAAGTTATACTCATTATTATATTGAAGTAATAAGGTTGGTGGAATAATTCATATACCAGATGTTGTACCAAATTTGAACAAGAGAAAACATTTCCATTTAGCTGAAGGTTGGCACATGGGCAGATACCAGGCCAAGACATCTGGTCATGATTTCCCACAATTAGTGGTGACCTTGCGAACCATCAGGAAAGATGATAACCACAGGTATAAAGATCCTCCTCTAGTCACAGGGAACTTTACTTTGTGACAATGAAGATCCTGATAGTCCTGTCCCTTCTGGGTTTTGCTGGTAAGTTTCAAGTCCTACCAAAGGTTGTAAGAAAATGGAGACAATATTTTTGCactattttaaaatttttgttatctttattgttaatagacataaatctttatttttagtGGCAACCCCTCTTGTCGATGACGATAAGATAGTTGGAGGCTATCCCTGTAATTTGCCCTATCAGGTGTCTCTCAATGTCGGCTATCATTTCTGTGGAGGATTCTTGATCAACGAGCAATGGGTGGTGTCTGCTGCTCACTGCTACGAATCGTAAGTACTATAAAGTAGAGATTATTTATTAGTCGATTCATAGATTTAGTACAAATATGACAATTTCCAGCTCCAGATGTAAGTTATTTTCAGATTCACTTCAGATGAACAGATTCTGTTTGAATTGTCCTGGACTTTGTCTAGTTTTGTCTATAAAAAAGGGTTTTATCTCATTTTGTGGATTTTTAATTTGAGATTATATACCAATGTATACCAGTATTACAATTTTCGAAAAACAAATTGGGAAACACCAGTTcagaaaaatttgataaaaactgAACATTTGGTGAATCTTAAATGATTTGCGAATCTCTACTGTCAAAGCTCAGAGACAACGGCCAAATCCAGAAAAGGTTCGAAAGGGGAACCTGACGGTTTAATTGATTaaataaacatatctttgaaaacgaCTATTTTACAGTAGTGAATGGAGAATACATTCCTGGAATTCCTGGTCTCCATTCCCAAATTGGGCTCTGTAGAGTAATAATGTGCCCCCCATTCTCCCAATTGTTGAGCGGTCCTAGTGGTCAGATCTCCAGTAATAAGACACTGATTCTCTATCCTGTGGAAAGGGAATGAGAAGGATAAGTGGCACAATCCTGAtaatgccatagaatattatattTTAACAAGTTAACAAATTTTGTTCCCATATTTCAGAAAAATTCAATCCAGGCTCGGAGAATACAATATCAGAGTTTCAGAGGGAACAGAACAATTCATTGACTCTGAAAAGGTCATTCGGCACCCGGGTTACGATTCTTACATGATCGATAATGACATCATGTTGATCAAGCTGTCAGTGCCCGCCCAGTTTAGTGATGTCATCAAACCCATCAAGCTCCCTGAAAACTGCCCACCTGGAAGTAGCCCCCCTGCGGGCACCATGTGCTTAGTGTCTGGATGGGGAAACACTGGGAGTAAGTTGACAGATTTTAGTTCTTCTTACATCTGGTGGATACTGTCTTTATAACTTGCTGTTTTTTAAATCTAGTTGTTAGCCCGGACGTCCTGCAGTGTGTGGACGTCCCCGTGGTATCTGAGGAATCTTGTCGTAATTCCTATGGAGACAGGATCACAGATAACATGATCTGCCTGGGCTATCCAGAGGGAGGAAAAGACTCCTGCCAGGTAATTATGACTCCCATGAAATGATCACAGGATGCACATTCTCCAAGAAAActttgcagaatagtgagtgcagctctggagtataatacaggatgtaactgagggtcagtacaggataagtaatgtcatgtatgtacacagtgactgcaccagcagcagaatagtgagtgcagctctggagtataatacaggatgtaactcaggatcagtacaggataagtaatgtcatgtatgtacacagtgactgcaccagcagcagaatagtgagtgcagccctggagtataatacaggatgtaactcaggatcagtacaggataagcaatgtcatgtatgtacacagtgactgcaccagcagcagaatagtgagtgcagctctggagtataatacaggatgtaactcaggatcagtacaggataagtaatgtcatgtatgtacacagttaatgctccagcagaatagtgagtacagctctggagtataatacaggatgtaactcaggatcagtacaggataagtaatgtcatgtatgtacacagtgactgcactagcagcagaatagtgagtgcagctctggagtataatacaggatgtaactcaggatcagtacaggacaagtaatgtcatgtatgtacacagtgactgcaccagcaaaatagtgactgcagctctggatgatgGGTGAAGAATTAACAGCATAATTTATGTCTTCTTGTTTTTGGTGACTAGGGTGACTCCGGTGGACCAGTGGTGTGTAATGGAGAGGTGCATGGAATCACATCCTGGGGCTGGGGATGTGCAATGCCAGATTTACCCGGAGTCTACACAAGGCTCTGCAACTATGTAGACTGGATCAATGAAATCATTGCTAACAACTAAAGTGCAATTGTTATTTGTGACTCTAATTCAAGACTTGGAGGTTTATATGTTACTTTATTCTCTGTAATAAATGTTCTCTGATGAACCTTATATGTCTGAGCTTCATGTCGCTCATATGTGGAACGCTCTGTGCTGAATTCACTAGTCCCAACGTGTCTAATAAATActtcaaaatatattaaaaagtagaGAATTGTATCACTGCCCTGTACATAACCTAAGAAACCACATAACTATCCACTGCTAAAGATTGCCAAATAACCGTCATACAGATAAGTacatggaaaatgaaaaaaagccTTTAAATTTTTACAAGTCAAAAAGGTGTAAATATCAATAATGAAAATGGAAAAGTATTGTATAAATAGCACTTGTCAAAAGGCAATGCTGAAAACagcaaaataataatattttttaatgtgTAAAAGTAGAATAAAGTTTTTAATCCATTTATGTTGCACAATACAACAGAGGAAAACGTTTTAGTCATTTTCCTATTTCTTATCATAAAGAGATAATAAAATGTCTATTACTATCGGTACctacacgtaaaaaataagcagaaatgattaataaataattacatttatAACAGGCTTTTGGGAGTCTACAACAAAGTAATAATAATGACCAATAATTATCCAATAATTATCCAATAATTATTCAATAATTATCATATTatcatataaataataacaagaaaaatgtaaaccacaaaatcacaaaaaatatatatatatttttttttgcaaatctcCATTTTAAAAATCCCATGGAAAGGGTTCGCTGTCGTTAAAATCTAATTACAATGTTTACACATTTATAATTGTTTCACTTTTGGGGTGAAAGGAAAGTCACAGGGAGTTTACAAAAAATTCATTGAACCTACTAAAGCCACAGGGGAACATTTTTTGTGCACCCACTAGGACCCCATCTGCACTCAAAGTGGGTGTGAAGGGATGTGGCCGGTGGTGGTGGTGCTTTCCTGCCCCACGCCTGCGGAGAACCTGGAGTAGAATTGTCCACCAGTGCATCTTCCAACCAGATACATTGGGAGGCCATGATGTATCCGGGCGCTTGGTAGGGGCAGGGACCATGTGCACAAGTCCTGGTgcatgattaatgccccccatactcattccctttaaggaaaggAAACGTACAACATATCTGCTCATCATGTGAATGGCCAAGCATGTATGATGTGGAACAAGAACATTTTATGCAATTTTCGGCTGAAGATCTCCATTTTGTCCATCAATTTTCATTTATTCCGCATGTAGATGGGATTTGTTTAAATCCCATCTCTTATCAGTTTTGCCTGCCACTGGGGcttccattcacttcaatggaacCTGTGGATGATGTTATAACTTCCAGCTCCTCAGTATTAATGTATTATGTGCCAAAGAGCaaattggtgtgtgtgtgtgtgggggctatcAAACCCCACCCAAGTTTGTTGAGACCTAACTACTAGGTCTCTCCTCTCTGTAGACTATGTAATCTGAAGCTTCTGTCTTGCTGCTGCAAAGACATGAAAAAACATAAATAAGACAGAAATGTCAGTGAAAAGCAAGAAAAAAGAATGGAAAACCaaggaaaaaatgacaaaaaaagaaataagtgGGCAAGCAAACCCCCGCTATGTAGTCTCTTGTATATCATTTCAGCAGTTGACCAAAGACTAtgtatgagtggacccaaaccacaGTGCCCTGAACCCAAACCTGGACCTGGATTGGATCACAGGTGTTGGCAGTCCATTCGGATTTGGACTACTCTTTGAAATAAATAGGTGGAGCAGGAATAAATCCTACATCAGAGCTACAGTAGATTCCAAAACTAGGAATCTCTCTTGTCGCTGTATCCCTTGCGTAAAGATGGCAACAGTTGCATGACACTGGTCGCAGATAAGCCAGAGGGGTCCACAAGCTCTTTAAAAACTTTTCTAGCTTGTGACCTTCTCCAATAGCCTCTGCTGTGCTAATTTTAAATAATCCTctgtcagcagtgtgtggtggggcCCGGGGGATGGGCAGCTGTAGCCTGTGTGGGCCTGTGTCTTCTCATGCATTATTCCTCTCCtgtgaggagaggagactgagacacagctaCAGAGCGGCTGCAACTGCCCCCTCCCCAGGGACTCGTAACGTGCTACTGGCTGGGGGCCAGGTAATCagaattaaacttttataaactaattttttaaaattagcataacATAGGCTTTTAGAGCATGTCAACtacaaatcacattcctggtgacaggttcgctctaAGCATCTTAAATCCTTTAGCCTTACTTTACCTTTTAAGATTTGTAATTTGTGATGTGTCCCCTGTTACTTATAGTGTGCATAAAGAGGGCTATTAGCAGGGACGGGAGAACGCCAGAGGAGCGGGTGATTCTGATACTGCGCTGCCCTTAATCTCTGTTGCAGAGTTTTGTACTTCTGACTACTTACATCACCGTGCACCCCCATAATCTGCCGCACTACCGGcagcccctccctctccctgcaaGATCTGGGAATACAAGCATAGCTGACATGTAAACGGATCAGGACAAATTTCCCCCTAAGCACCATGATCACAGTGTCTAAGGCGGCCAATATAAGTGAGGTGGTTGATGGGGAGCTGGATTGCGGGGGGAGGGGCGCAGTTGGCCGGTGAGGGACGTGGCTCTTTGGTGGCATTAGCTTTACACTGCAGTGTGTCAGTCACTCACTGGTCACCTGCAGCAGCAGATGAACCGACACAGCAGGAAGTGAGAGTAAGAGTTTACTTCACTCTGATTGGTTAAGGTGGTTGCATCTCCACCAATCAGAAGTAAATTAACTAAATCCCATGTATGTGTACCACTGACGTTGGagcgcacaaaaaaaatgtgtatgaAAACATGTGGTCACATGGGGTGTTCACATTGCGATtagaaacacaatgtaaatgcctgGGGGTGGGACTTGGTCGGATCAGGCATGTGTTTCCTTTGAAAGACATGCGATCTGTAACTAATATGCGATTTTGTCCAAGCTCCTCCCCCGGGCATCTCTATTGTATTTTTAATCATAATGTAAATGACCCCTACGGGGAAGGGGCCCGTTAAGTTGTTTCCTATGGGGCTTAGCGGCTTCTGGCTACACCCCTGGCATTttgcacacattgggggagatatatcataGCGGCATAGAGGTGAGCTCTTTTCACTACGCCACCTCCTCGCCATGTGGGCATGTAGGGGGTATGGGGAGGGTGTGAAGAAGAAGCGGCCACCAGCAAAGTGCATGGGCGAAAAGCTTTCCTTCCCCATTCCTGAGCACTCGCTAAAGCCTGTGACCATTGACACTTAAGTTTTCGCAgttttttacataaaaatttgCCAGATAAAACCTGTATCCACTGCGCCAGGGGGCGGGGCTTGCATCATATGCCGGTTCACGGAAAAATTCCCCTTTATAATTATAGGTCTAGCTAAATTTAGACTTTACACAGAGCTCACCTTTTCCAGACACAACGGCCTTCACCATAGTCTGATAATACTAATTTGGGTAACACAGACTTATATGGCTGCCAAGACCAGAGTCATGAGTCAGGAACCTTGAGAGATTGAACAACTTGGAACACATTGCTGCCAACGTTTGACTGCATGACCAATCTTACCTGATGCAGGTGAGCAGGAACCAGAAGAATAATGATGCCTGGAAGTTACAATGCTGGAAAggaaagtaatcagagctctttacgtttttctttctttgtttcattgcagccaaatggtaacgtcaaaaaagttatttttttccctggtgataagtattcagcccccggtgataagtattcagctcctggtgataagtattcagcccctggtgataagtattcggcccctggtgataagtattcggcccctggtgataagtattcggcccctggtgataagtatttagcctctggtgataagtattcagcccctggtgataagtattcagctcctgataataagtattcagcccccagtgataagtattcagcctccggtgataagtattcagcccctggtgataagtattcagcctccggtgataagtattcagccccctggtgataagtattcatcccccggtgataagtattcagcccctggtgataagtattcagcccccagtgatgagtattcagcccccggtgatgagtattcagcccctggagataagtattcagcccctggagataagttttcagccccctggtgataagtattcagcccccggtgataagtattcagcacctggtgataagtattcagcacctggtgataagtattcagccctcagtgatgagtattcagcccccggtgataagtattcagctcccggtgatgagtattcagcccctggagataagtattcagcccccggtgatgagtattcagcccccggtgatgagtattcagccccttgtgataagtattcagcccctggtaataagtattcagcccctggtgataagtattcagcccccgatgataagtattcagctcctggtaataagtattcagcccctggtgataagtattcagcccctggtgataagtattcagcccctggtgataagtattcagtccctggtgataagtattcagcccctattgataagtattcagcccctggtgataagtattcagcccctattgataagtattcagtccctggttataagtattcatcccctggtgataggtattcagcccctggt
Proteins encoded in this region:
- the LOC140105473 gene encoding uncharacterized protein, which codes for MKILIVLSLLGLAAATPLVDDDKIVGGYPCNLPYQVSLNVGYHFCGGFLINEQWVVSAAHCYKSKIQSRLGEYNIRVSEGTEQFIDSEKVIRHPGYDSYMIDNDIMLIKLSVPAQFSDVIKPIKLPENCPPRSSPPAGTMCLVSGWGNTGVVSPDVLQCVDVPVVSEESCRNSYGDRITDNMICLGYPEGGKDSCQGDSGGPVVCNGEVHGITSWGWGCAMPDLPGVYTRLCNYVDWINEIIANNYHRELYFVTMKILIVLSLLGFAVATPLVDDDKIVGGYPCNLPYQVSLNVGYHFCGGFLINEQWVVSAAHCYESKIQSRLGEYNIRVSEGTEQFIDSEKVIRHPGYDSYMIDNDIMLIKLSVPAQFSDVIKPIKLPENCPPGSSPPAGTMCLVSGWGNTGIVSPDVLQCVDVPVVSEESCRNSYGDRITDNMICLGYPEGGKDSCQGDSGGPVVCNGEVHGITSWGWGCAMPDLPGVYTRLCNYVDWINEIIANN